A part of Carettochelys insculpta isolate YL-2023 chromosome 1, ASM3395843v1, whole genome shotgun sequence genomic DNA contains:
- the LOC142006991 gene encoding C-signal-like, whose amino-acid sequence MAGLNLCSVLVTGANRGIGLELVKQLLGSSNPPKWVFATCRDPAGERTLELQELAAKHSNLVIVALDVTDPASIKAAAARVEAHLKGSGLNLLINNAGIWKFNTLELETPEDMALVYATNVMGPLLVSQAFLPLLKQAAQGSPQRGLSCSKAAIINISSDAGSIQNVYLWHLFQIISYRCSKAALNMLTKCQALGYGGDGILSVAVHPGAVQTHMGNSGSDQLAISLGEAVLTVEASVRGMLHVLSTLSEKDNGAFVNWEGEVLPW is encoded by the exons aTGGCTGGCTTGAATCTCTGCAGTGTTCTGGTGACCGGGGCCAATCGAGGGATTGGACTGGAACTCGTGAAGCAGCTTCTGGGGAGCTCCAACCcaccaaagtgggtctttgccacctgcCGGGATCCAGCAGGAGAGCGAACGTTG GAATTGCAGGAACTGGCTGCCAAACATTCAAACCTGGTGATCGTTGCGCTCG ATGTCACAGACCCAGCCAGCATCAAGGCGGCGGCAGCCAGAGTTGAGGCACATTTGAAAGGCTCTGGGCTCAATCTGCTGATAAACAACGCTGGGATATGGAAGTTCAACACGCTGGAGTTGGAGACACCagaggacatggccctggtgtacgCAACCAATGTGATGGGGCCCTTGCTGGTGAGCCAG gccttcctgcccttgctgaagcaggctgcccagggaagcccccagagagggctgagctgcagcaaggcggccatcatcaacatctccagcgatgctggctccatccagaatgtctACCTCTGGCATCTGTTCCAAATCATCTCCTACCGCTGCAGCAAG gctgctctgaacatgctcaccaagtgccaggccttggggtacggcggagacgggatcctgagtgtTGCTGTCCATcctggtgctgtgcagacacacatggGGAATTCCGGCTCTGATCAGTTAGCTAtctcgctgggagag GCTGTATTGACAGTGGAGGCGAGTGtcagagggatgctgcacgtgctctccacgctctccgagaaggacaatggggcctttgtgaactgggaaggggaagttcttccctggtga